The nucleotide sequence ATTCACAAGCACCAGTGGATGTTCTGATGGAACGGGGGAATATATGTCTGAAGGGAACAGAGCAGTTCTGGAACAAAGAACCTGCTCCAACCATTGTGCACTCCACAACAAGGCAGTTAGGATagcatgggaggaggagggggagggaagcagtCCCAAAGATGTCTTCagccatcaaaaaaaaaaaaaatgagtcagGGCTCTTTAGATAGAAGCACAACAAAAACATGGGGTCCTCTTCAGATTTCTGAATCCCTTTCCCACCAGAGTTCCACTTGCTCCTCCCCTATCAGTTTGCTCCTCCCCCTTGAGCAgaatacagtttttaaaataagttgACACATGTGCCCAGCTACTTAATCTTATTTTTGCAACCTCCACTCATTTTGTGCAGTTTTggttacagttgtaccttggaagttgaacggaatcagttccggaagcccgttcagcttccaaaatgttcggaaaccaagccgcggcttctgattggctgcaagaagctcctgcagccaattggaagccgcggaagccatcAGACagtcgggttccaaagaacatttgcaaacctgagcactcacttccaggtctgcggcgttcgggagccaaaacattcgactcgcaaggcgttcgacttctgagATACGACTGTACTCTGGTGGTGTGCAGTTTTGATaagtttttgtttgcttattttttttaaaaaaagtgtgctcACAGAGTGTAGTCAGAGCCATGGCAGGGTTGGGGGGAATTAAAACTAAGAACACGCATGGCTTTTGAGGGATTTGTTGACTTTTTGCAATGTCTTCTCAACAGCCTGCGAGTTCCCCGTGTCAGTTTTCCCGACAGAGGTGTCTGCAAGATGTCACTTGAAAGGGAACTACCTGATGACGACTTTACCTGAGCACCTGGTGCTGAAGGACGTGCACTCGGGGCAAGCCCTCTATACCTGGCCTTATGCCTTCCTCCGAAGATTTGGCCAGGAAAAGGTATGTTGTGTCTGTTTCCTCCTCCAGTGGCCCAGAAAACACCTGTCCTCTACTGACTACCCTCAGGAATAGCATCAAAGGCAGGGAACATCCTGTCTTGTCCTGCAGCTTGAGGACAGGGAGTACCCTCATTCCCAGTGGGCTGTGTTAGCAGGCCCTGGTCACACTTTCAACCCACAGGATGATTTCAAAACAAGCAGACCTGTCCCCTGTACAGGGATAGCAGATAAGTCTACCTCACACTTCAGGTGATGCTTCTTTCAGTGTGTTGCTGCTGGGAATGGTAGTATCTTTAGTAAATTCCCACACACCCTTTTCTGGCTTGGTGCATTGGGCTAGGAGTTGAAATGCTCACCCTCCCATTATTTCACCATTCACTtgaacacataaaaaaaaaaaattgtccaccCACTCGTCTGATTTGACAACCCTGGAGGCTCCTCCCGCTGCCCCACCCACCTTCTTAATTTTCTGCCTGCTCCCGGAACTTTTTAAACCATCCAGATTAGACTCACTTAGAGCTATTTCATATGCAGGGACCATAGATCAGGTGCTGAATGCGTGCTGCCCATCTCGAAGGTGAAAAGGGATGCAgcagagcacatcctttgcatgccGAGGGCCCCAGATtcgatccctggcacctccagttaaaagaaaCAGGTAGAAGGCGATGAGGAAGAGTCTCTGCCCGAGAGCTGTGGCAAGCTAGACTGGGCATTCCTGGGCTAGATGGAGAAAATATAGTCCAAACAGATGGACCTTTTGCTGCTGGATGCCAAGGACAAGATGACGGCCTTCCATTCCATGCACAGAAGCCACCTGGGCTGACAGCCGAGTCTTAGCATTGGCAATGGCACAGCACCCTCTACCACTCCTGGGGGCAGCAGGCTATCCTGGCAGAAGGGGGTCGAGTGCAGGGCAGCCTAGTTTAAGGGACTTGGAGGAATGATGGTGGACTGCTGCCCTGCCCCCAGTGGTGAATGCTGCCCCTTTGCGACTGGTTGGgaggaaggcagagagaccaacagcaggtggcgccagatgacaggcagagccacctgTGAcgggttgtaagtaagaaggcggGTTGGGGTTGGCCAAGGGCAGGCTTAATTTGGTGGGACAGGGCTCCCTTTGCCCTGAATGAACCAGCCTGTGTTGCCTGCCCTCCCCCAGCATCTGGCCCCTTGCTTGgccctaatggtagggctgcccTTGAGTCTGGCCCAATATAAGGCCTCTTCCAGGGTAAATCTCTGCCATGTCCAGCTAAAAGGATTTTGGGTGGCGTAGCAAGAGGAAATGTCTGGCTGAGatgctgaagagccactgcccatCATAATCCGGGGCTAAAAGGTCCCATTGACTTAAATCAGCAACTTCTATCTAGTCTGGTTTTTTTGGACCTGACTCCAATGAGGCTCAGCATCAGCAGACAACTATGGGctgatccacaccatacatgaAAAGCACATCCAATGTGTGTTCaaagtgcatggcttcccccaaaaaggAACCCTGGGAAACGGTAGTTTGTTGAGGCTGCTGGGCACTGTAGAACTACAGTTCCCCGGGTTCTTTGGAGTTCCTTAAACGTttgttgggtgtgctttaaatgtttggtgttgctctgctctgctttgcctTAGATTCTGCATGGGAAACTTGAGCAGAGATATCAATGATGGCCAACTATGAGAATCACCTTAAGAAAGCACCTTTGTGTTCCCCCACTCTCTCCCCAGACGGTGTTCTCCTTTGAGGCCGGGCGTCGCTGTGAATCCGGAGAGGGCCTCTTTATCTTTAACACCGTACGGGCTGCGGAGATCTGCCGAGCTGTCTCGGCCTCCATAGACCGCCAGAAAGCCACTCTTCTGGAAAGAGACAAGAAAGCCAGCATCTCCCCAGCCCAGGACTGTATGCAGAGAGCAGGCGGCTGGTCCTGGCCCACCAGCACAGAGAGCCCGGAGGGAGTGCAGCCGCTGTATGAAAGAACGCCAACGGGAAGTGTGGACATGGGGTTCTCAGCAGCGCCTCCTGGCGGCAGCCGCTCCATTTCCCCAGAGTTCAAGGCTTCCGACTCGCCCATCATCTACGCTTCCATTGGCAAGAGCTTCCCTCTCCCGTTCCAGCCCTCGGGCAAGGCAGAGGCGGAACCCAAAGCGGGAAGAGAGCAGGGCTCGGACCACCTCTATGAGAACCTGCGCAGCCTGGAGCAGCAGGCCCTCTGTGCGGAGCCTCTGAGCCTCGGCTACAGAGACTCCCCGGAGGGCAGCGGCAGCAACGAGGCGTCGCCCATCTATGACAACAGCCCCGTAGCGGCAAGGCGCTCCAGCAGTAACCCTGGCTTCAATCCCAGCGCTGTGGGGGCTGACCCTACCCCTGACAGCCAGTGCCCTCCTCCCTCGCTGGATTGCCAGGGGCCTGAAAGTGGAGGTGAGGGCCGAGCCAAGGCCAAGGTGAGAGGGGCTGGGGCCTTCAAGCACAAGCTGGTCACTATGTTGAGCCGGGAAGGAGGAGCCAGCAAAGCAGCCGGAAAGAATGCAGGCTCAATGGACAAAGCATGATGGATCCCTCcagctgcctggggtttggggagTCCCTTCCGCCAATTTAATCTCctattcctcctctgcctcctccttatCAAGACTTTGGCAGGCGGGATCTATGTGACCTCAAGACGCAGCTTCTCAAATCGTTTGATAGTGACACACGTTGGAGGCAACGCTGGTTAGATGCCCTCAACTCCATTGTGTCAGCCTTGGTTCCTCAGGCGAAGCATGTCAAACTTGGGAACAAGGGGGATCCGAGGGACCAGGTGGATGAGGTGTAcactttgggttttctttttctcctttgtgtctcaataaataaacaaaacaacgtTTCTTGGATGATCAAGTCCCTCTGTTGACACAGACTCTGCttggctctttctctctttgctcttTTGCTTTTGAGACCACCTGTCACTGCTGCACTTCCCAGGGAGGGATCTTCTCATGGAAAACCCCCCGGGAACTTTGCTGATGTTATGAGGGCCAGCCTCACTCGGTGGTGAAGGGCATACTTGCTTGGCAAGTGCTAAATCCCCGGGATCTCTAGATGCAGGGCTGGGGATATCTTGGAGAACCCCTGCCAGTCAACACAGTAtcacatacccctcaactgtcctgaaaaaactgggacatcccacCGCCTaagagcatggcagccattttgggcatcACAATCTCACCctgaaaaaagtgctttttcggGGCCGTGATCTTGCACAAGTCACATGACTCATGCAGTAGTGCAGCCCTAGGAAGATGGTGTCCTAGATTTTCATCATGacacgttggagggtatggtatcaGGCTCTCTAGATAGCCAGTGGCCTGACctaaggcaacttcctctgttcTTATCCATTTAGGATCCTAACACCGTCCTTTTATTGAAGTGATGGGGAACCTTTAACCCACTTGGACTCCATCAGTCCCaccaagcatagccaatggcaagttgttgtagtccgacaacataccaaaggccataggttcctctttttgccctcttttttgtttgtttgtttgttttgcttgcatGCTATAGTTATAATGAGCTTCAAGTAATTGCTCTATTCTTGCACTAGAGGGCAATATGCCCTCTGCATGTAACTGAGCTCCAGCTTGCTCCATGTCAGCCCCATGGAGACAAAGGTGGACCCTGCATGGCTTTCATATTCTGCTGACCAGTCAGTTGTGAGTGGAACGTGTGCTATTGTGAGGagagttttcttttaaattatgtCTTGGAGTGGCCATTTCCTATTGTAAAGAGTAAATTCCTGAATTGGAATAATGGGGTGACCCTCAACAGAGCTCTAGATCCCAACCTCCCTTTTCCTTCTAATCTCTTCTTCAGTTATTTCTCTGGCATTTCTGGGCATTATGTTGCCCAGAGTATGAATTCAGCAGTACTTAAGAGGCAGGGCCCAACCCGAGGTTTTGCTGTCTGGAACAAGAACCCCCAACCTGGCCCACCAGTCCAAATTGCAAGTAACATTACAGAAGACAACTGTTCTGGCATTTTCTTTCACTATGTAtatgccacacatttaaagcacattgcctcACCCCGCCCTAAAAGGGATCCTGAGAACtgagtttgttaatggtgctgggaactgcagccagctgggacgtgggtggcgctgtgggttaaaccacagagcctagggctcccagctcctgccaacctagcagttcgaaagcacgtcaaagtgcaagtagataaataggtaccgctccggtgggaaggtaaacgacgtttctgtgcgctgctctggttcaccagaagcagcttagtcatgctggccacatgaccgggaagctgtatgccggctttctcggccagtaacgcaagatgagcgccgcaaccccagagtcggacacaactggacccaatggtcaggggtccctttacctttacctttatgcagccAGCTGCACACCAGAGGGCAGCAGGTGAGATTAGAGGCTGTGGTGCAGATCAGATGGTGGCACGCCCCTTTCTGTCTGCTCCGCGGGCCCTCAGtacctgccgcctgaggcagctgtctcactctacctaatggtagagccagcgCTGAGAAGAGCAACAGTTGTCATCAGTGGGCTCCAAAAGTCACGACCCGGAAAGGGTAGCATTAGGTCTGTCACCACATTCTGTGTGGGGTTCAGCCCCAAATACATAGGAGGAGGAGATGATACAGCACCGTGTGTGTAATATCTGAAGGAAAGTTCGTGTAAAATAAGAGAGGGGACTGTGGCATTCTGAAACATGGGCCGAATCTTAAAATGCAATCCATGGCGGCAGCTGTCCAATAAGGAGATGAGGGAAGTGTGTGAGTCTCTTTCACAGCGAGGCAACTCTGTTAAGAGGCTGCGTTGCACACGCAGAGTGGAAGAGGGATTTCCCTTTGGCGCCATCTGAGGATAATAACGCAGCCACTTCCTGTTCTGCTTTGCTAAGCAAATCCAGATGTAGGCCTTTTGAATAGAAGCAGCAGGCAGCTTGCTGTAAACAACTCCAGGCCTCAATCAAAAGGATGGCGGCAACCCCTGCTCTGCCAGCGCAGTAGCCTAACCCTGTGGTTCAAGGGGAAGCTCTGCCTCAAGAATCCACCACAAAACAGATCGGACAACGCCAAGCTCCTTATGAATGCCTTTGTGTGAGGTAGGAGGGTAAGGGTCATGAAGATCTATTACTTTGGTGTGATCTTTGGGCAGGTAGCAATGGAGCCCAGTTGCTTTAGGCTCTCTGAACTCAGATCCAGCAATTCAATCCAAGGCTGGTGGTGCgaggagggagggtgggggagagagaaagttttATTAGCAGGATGGTTTTCATTTGGGTAGCTCTGAAGCGTAAAATGAAGGCAGGGCCATATGGCTGTTGCAGTGACAGTTTATGTCCAGCAGAGGGAGGCAGATTATCAGATTCCTCTGCTTGTACTTAATTGGACTGTAAGCAGAAGGAAAGTAGGCGGCATCCATTAACTGCTTGCATTTTGGGGTAGCATTTTTCAAGGATGTAAATAAATCCAGGCTTCCAgtagcatgttttttttttatataaaaaaatgggtCTGCTGACTGGCAACTAAGTGGGTGCTGTAGAGGGCAGAAAGTGGGTTTTTTCTGCTTTCTCTGGGTTTAGGTCACTTTCT is from Lacerta agilis isolate rLacAgi1 chromosome 2, rLacAgi1.pri, whole genome shotgun sequence and encodes:
- the DOK3 gene encoding docking protein 3, translated to MECPVKDGILYIQHPKFGKKVWRKVWAQLFADSPSGIARLEYFEGREGAAAEKATLRKGERKVIRLSDCVSVERAGEHSSPKDTTAFFLSMMERNCLLAADQADEWIECICQLAFQKMPAPSSTSVGNTPSPQPLMEENTIYSSWQETCEFPVSVFPTEVSARCHLKGNYLMTTLPEHLVLKDVHSGQALYTWPYAFLRRFGQEKTVFSFEAGRRCESGEGLFIFNTVRAAEICRAVSASIDRQKATLLERDKKASISPAQDCMQRAGGWSWPTSTESPEGVQPLYERTPTGSVDMGFSAAPPGGSRSISPEFKASDSPIIYASIGKSFPLPFQPSGKAEAEPKAGREQGSDHLYENLRSLEQQALCAEPLSLGYRDSPEGSGSNEASPIYDNSPVAARRSSSNPGFNPSAVGADPTPDSQCPPPSLDCQGPESGGEGRAKAKVRGAGAFKHKLVTMLSREGGASKAAGKNAGSMDKA